One Cryptosporidium parvum Iowa II chromosome 5, whole genome shotgun sequence DNA segment encodes these proteins:
- a CDS encoding DNA-directed RNA polymerase I: MNSAPICSDIHSASFDLLRASEVKKLSVCHVTSTTTFESTGESKVGGLHDLRMGPLSNRDFCGTCGSRNECPGHIGHIELELPVFHPLFLGNLVRILKCCCWHCCCIRLSKKVCNGYVKRFESIGKNSNVGSKDLEIYNVNDAQSTDGIASNSYSLEIWEGIKREFLDKASKHSSCSSCGNAFKGRVKESQLGIGITLSWPEGSKPPVSLGSTWSSSLNQEDTRSEYSDSGSESGKEPDSYNSGDSDNQEEGSISSSQQSNESKKRKKNTETKNKSSAKLFKRSYYDDFSMNIPQEAKSHTKQGRGMITQHFQAFQIVPIIKNIWENNRKIFEFIFPICKSLGWEAFFMFTVPVSANKFRPLGMAIGRNISLLHPRTSGLLEILTANDRLKFYVDLQRKENTNESSIEGEDSSKTGKGTKTIKEEIEVNSNNLISYVSSLQEKVNMYLDQSKSFKPSSAPPGIRQWLEKKAGVIRQKMMGKRVNYSARTVIGPDPYLDTNEIGVPLMFALNLTIPERVGTHNVSLMANLVENGPNLYPGANKLLLGGILYDLSRLDQNQRKAKARLLLSSVLSASNPFLGNHHPIVYRHLIDGDIVLMNRQPTLHRPSIMAHYIRIQPKDNIMRLNYVNCGTYNADFDGDEMNLHLPQSLFSRSEAKYIMDASRQYSVPKSGEPLRGLIQDSCIGGAFLTSKSTFLNREEYFHLLYTSLSFIFDKKSSALSTSPMIYSSQGQVIFGSNNRFSEVNSPLGKVKIDECILRNQSNLNSNVQNGNFEIEFSLDSLDTCIAPKNIPKNDSSCKTDFKIHSNIHNSHIFNNLILEPPTIIKPIHLWTGKQVFTSLLKTLLYNLVSTEPSVYAGINLISKSRTPGDSWNGKEDGEKEEAVVIIRNSELLQGVIDKNQIGSNSYCLVHLCTELVGPLIGGKLLSAIFNLSQVYLQMRGFTCSISDMLLTPQAESERIELMKKYNHASVFIQEAFQYYIFKEIGGKNDLNNQTYFSEKFDIYKGFNSNNEFEKTKKAILELRDLKKDKYSSKISKLGQKNDNYLEINPSELVDFSDNKNLTSTVLDVLIDTIRNFSENSNNKLEKKLLLLELVKSLKQQRLSIDGLFKVEENPDKFTHDDSGILFPKDVSTNNSNKDSDPSKDFHSNHDAILYDGSWLSIGKMEESIEDKFDDEENEFNNHGDFFAYPNELTRRKLESLIGNKLNTKKDSLLKIMDAISKIGLGDITSKLGNLLKGSSSKFPFPYNGFSSMVLTGAKGSRVNYNMICVMLGQQELEGRRVPIMPSMKTLPSFATYDLGSRAGGLITDRYLDGLHAQEFFFHCMSGREGLVDTAVKTARSGYLQRCILKGLESMIVNYDGTVRSEDDTIVQFIYGDDGIDVSKSSYLSKLEDLVRNKTLLERDVKFEESMGNKFLNNSFEKVFKYENRQNLFKTCLNQNILSDEKSFKKVKKSVERDCFDNLNISEDNNKTNAIDVENVSSTSLNEMTVNSLLPTILNGGSVSELFLNSLSETNIQKLTRISSDSKYYSNNNYSFKGKRKSRNSLVNDKYSAEEYESMLNMEKLLRLKYMKTQISPGEAVGCLAAQSIGEPATQMTLNTFHLAGHGAANVTLGIPRLKELLQTGGDSKTPYIFIPLLKDINSKKDKSSKFADEENDNKDFINYAEKVLDCFKSIPLSDIIENVGVESSIVYDEDGKFKSSHKKSAYCWNYEISIQFSDLEVFCQSLPHYNMSSLMNLTLSKCIKPFLRNVSLILGDILNNYYWKLLLFIIIRRHSLIFFKLNSKSILLTNFTQLTLIRLNSSRY; encoded by the coding sequence ATGAATTCAGCACCAATATGCTCTGACATTCACAGTGCCTCATTTGACCTTTTGAGAGCATCCGAGGTTAAAAAGCTTTCTGTTTGTCATGTAACCTCAACAACAACTTTTGAGTCTACTGGTGAAAGCAAAGTTGGTGGTTTGCATGATTTAAGAATGGGGCCATTAAGTAACAGAGATTTCTGTGGAACATGTGGAAGTAGAAATGAATGCCCAGGTCATATAGGCCACATTGAATTGGAGCTTCCCGTATTTCATCCTCTTTTTTTGGGAAACTTGGTCAGAATTTTAAAATGTTGCTGTTGGCACTGTTGTTGCATAAGACTTTCAAAAAAGGTATGTAATGGTTATGTAAAAAGGTTTGAGTCCATTGGAAAGAATTCAAATGTAGGTTCCAAAGACTTGGAAATTTACAATGTAAATGATGCGCAATCAACCGATGGGATTGCGTCTAACAGTTATTCACTGGAAATTTGGGAAGGAATTAAAAGAGAATTTTTAGATAAAGCATCTAAACACTCTTCTTGCAGTTCTTGTGGAAATGCATTTAAAGGCAGAGTCAAAGAATCTCAGCTTGGAATTGGTATTACTCTTTCTTGGCCTGAAGGCTCTAAACCCCCAGTAAGCCTAGGAAGTACTTGGAGCTCAAGCTTAAATCAAGAAGATACTAGGAGTGAATATAGTGACTCAGGATCTGAAAGTGGTAAAGAGCCAGATTCGTATAATTCTGGTGATTCTGACAACCAGGAAGAAGGCTCTATTAGCAGCAGTCAACAGAGTAATGAATCtaagaaaaggaaaaagaatacagaaactaaaaataaaagttcAGCAAAGTTGTTTAAACGTTCTTATTATGATGACTTCTCAATGAATATTCCTCAAGAGGCTAAGTCTCATACTAAACAAGGAAGAGGAATGATTACCCAACATTTTCAGGCTTTTCAAATAGTgccaataattaaaaatatttgggaAAATAACAGAAAAATCTTCGAATTTATATTCCCTATATGTAAATCCCTAGGTTGGGAAGCGTTCTTTATGTTTACAGTTCCTGTTTCTGCAAATAAATTTAGACCTCTTGGAATGGCTATAGGAAGAAATATATCACTATTGCATCCAAGAACTTCAGGACTTCTCGAAATTCTAACTGCGAATGACAGGCTGAAGTTCTATGTTGATTTACAAAGAAAGGAAAATACTAATGAATCTTCAATTGAAGGAGAGGACAGTTCCAAAACTGGAAAGGGGacaaaaacaattaaagaagaaattgaagttAACTCAAACAACTTGATTTCTTACGTATCTTCATTACAAGAAAAGGTTAACATGTATTTGGATCAGAGCAAAAGCTTCAAACCATCATCAGCCCCTCCAGGTATTAGGCAATGGCTTGAGAAAAAAGCAGGCGTAATCCGTCAGAAAATGATGGGAAAAAGAGTTAATTATTCAGCTAGAACTGTTATTGGACCTGATCCATATCTTGATACCAATGAAATAGGAGTCCCCCTTATGTTTGCTTTGAACTTAACTATCCCAGAACGTGTTGGTACTCATAATGTCTCATTAATGGCCAACTTGGTTGAAAATGGCCCAAATTTATATCCAGGTGCAAATAAACTTTTATTAGGTGGAATTCTTTATGATTTATCAAGATTAGATCAAAATCAGAGAAAAGCAAAGGCCAGATTGCTTTTATCTTCTGTTTTATCAGCTTCAAACCCATTTTTGGGAAACCATCATCCAATTGTTTATAGACACTTGATTGATGGAGATATTGTATTAATGAACAGACAGCCTACTCTACATAGACCTAGTATTATGGCTCACTATATAAGAATACAACCAAAAGATAACATTATGAGGCTAAATTACGTCAATTGTGGTACTTATAACGCAGATTTTGACGGTGATGAAATGAATCTTCATCTTCCTCAATCCCTTTTTTCTAGATCTGAAgcaaaatatattatggATGCTTCCAGGCAATATTCAGTTCCAAAAAGTGGTGAACCACTTAGAGGATTAATTCAAGATTCTTGTATTGGAGGTGCATTTTTAACATCTAAATCAACCTTCTTGAATAGGGAAGAATACTTTCACCTTCTATATACATCTTTGTCATTTATATTTGACAAGAAATCTTCTGCGCTTTCAACAAGTCCTATGATTTATTCTTCCCAAGGTCAAGTTATATTTGGATCAAATAACAGATTTTCTGAAGTTAATTCTCCCTTAGGAAAGGTCAAAATTGATGAATGTATTCTGAGAAATCAATCAAACCTAAATAGCAATGTTCAAAATggtaattttgaaattgaattctCTCTTGATTCATTGGATACTTGTATTGCTCCAAAAAACATACcaaaaaatgattcatCTTGTAAAACCGATTTTAAAATCCATTCAAATATCCATAACTCacatatatttaataatttaatctTAGAGCCACCAACAATTATCAAACCAATCCATTTGTGGACAGGAAAACAAGTATTTACATCTCTCTTGAAAACTTTACTATATAACCTTGTCAGCACTGAACCAAGTGTATATGCAGggattaatttaatatcaaaGAGTAGAACTCCTGGTGATTCATGGAACGGAAAAGAAGATGGAGAGAAGGAAGAGGCCGTAGTAATTATCAGAAACAGTGAACTTTTACAAGGAGTCATTGATAAGAACCAGATCGGATCCAACTCGTACTGTTTAGTTCACTTATGTACAGAGCTTGTTGGTCCTCTAATTGGAGGCAAACTTTTATCTGCTATTTTCAACCTTTCACAGGTTTATCTTCAAATGAGAGGTTTTACTTGTAGTATTAGCGATATGTTGCTCACTCCCCAAGCAGAATCTGAGCGtattgaattaatgaagaaatataaCCATGCTTCTGTCTTCATACAAGAGgcatttcaatattatatttttaaggAGATTGGTGGTAagaatgatttaaataaccAAACTTACTTTTCAGAGAAAtttgatatatataaagggttcaattcaaataatgaatttgaaaaaactAAAAAAGCTATATTGGAATTGAGAGATTTGAAGAAAGACAAGTATTCTTCCAAAATTTCCAAACTAGGGCAAAAGAACGATAATTATCTGGAAATCAATCCTTCAGAGTTGGTTGACTTTTCAGACAATAAAAATCTGACATCAACAGTTCTTGATGTACTAATTGATACGATCAGAAACTTTAGTGAAAATAGCAATAATAAACTAGAAAAGAAGCTTTTGCTTTTAGAACTTgttaaatcattaaaacAACAAAGACTTAGCATCGATGGTTTATTTAAAGTCGAAGAAAACCCCGATAAGTTCACTCATGACGACTCTGGGATACTTTTCCCAAAAGATGTGTCTACCAATAACTCAAATAAAGATTCAGATCCTTCAAAAGACTTTCATTCAAACCATGATGCTATTTTATACGATGGTAGTTGGCTCTCTATTGGTAAAATGGAAGAAAGTATTGAAGACAAATTCGATGACGAAGAAAATGAGTTTAATAACCATGGTGATTTCTTTGCATATCCAAATGAACTAACAAGACGTAAATTAGAGTCTTTGATAGGCAATAAACTTAATACTAAGAAAGATTCTCTATTAAAAATCATGGATGCAATTTCAAAGATTGGATTAGGAGATATTACATCAAAGTTAGGTAACTTATTAAAAGGATCTTCTTCTAAGTTCCCTTTTCCATATAATGGGTTTTCTTCTATGGTTTTAACAGGAGCAAAAGGGTCAAGagttaattataatatgaTTTGTGTTATGCTAGGTCAGCAAGAACTTGAAGGAAGAAGGGTTCCAATTATGCCAAGTATGAAGACTTTACCATCTTTTGCTACTTATGATTTGGGTTCTAGAGCAGGAGGTCTGATTACAGATCGTTACTTGGACGGTCTTCATGCTCAAGAATTCTTCTTTCACTGTATGTCTGGAAGAGAAGGTTTAGTTGATACTGCAGTCAAAACCGCACGTTCTGGATATTTGCAAAGATGTATATTAAAAGGATTGGAAAGTATGATTGTTAATTATGACGGCACTGTTAGAAGTGAAGACGATACAATTGTTCAATTTATATATGGTGATGATGGAATCGATGTCTCTAAATCAAGTTATTTGTCCAAATTGGAGGATCTAGTTAGAAATAAAACTTTGTTGGAAAGAGATGtgaaatttgaagaatctatgggaaataaatttttgaataattcttttgagAAGGTATtcaaatatgaaaatagGCAAAATTTGTTTAAGACGTGTCTAAACCAAAATATCTTATCAGATGAAaaatctttcaaaaaagtaaaaaaatcAGTAGAAAGGGATTGTTTTGATAACTTAAATATATCAGaggataataataagaCCAATGCAATTGATGTTGAAAATGTTTCATCTACATCTTTAAATGAAATGACTGTCAATTCATTACTACCTACAATCTTAAATGGAGGATCAGTTTCAGAATTATTCCTTAATAGCTTATCTGAGACAAATATCCAAAAGCTTACTAGAATTTCAAGtgattcaaaatattattcaaacaacaattattctttcaaaggaaaaagaaaatcaagaaaCTCGTTAGttaatgataaatataGTGCTGAAGAATACGAATCCATGTTAAACATGGAGAAATTACTTCGTCTAAAGTATATGAAAACTCAAATTTCTCCAGGAGAAGCTGTTGGTTGTCTTGCTGCTCAATCTATTGGAGAACCGGCCACACAAATGACTCTTAATACTTTTCACTTGGCAGGTCACGGTGCTGCTAACGTTACTTTGGGTATTCCAAGACTTAAAGAATTACTTCAAACAGGAGGAGATTCAAAAACTCCATACATTTTTATCCCATTATtgaaagatattaattcaaagaaagataaatcatccaaatttgctgatgaagaaaatgacaataaagattttattaattatgcAGAAAAGGTTTTGGACTGTTTCAAATCAATCCCATTGTcagatattattgaaaatgttGGAGTTGAAAGTTCAATAGTATATGATGAAGATggaaaatttaaatcatcCCACAAAAAATCTGCATATTGTTGGAATTACGAAATTTCTATCCAATTTTCAGATTTGGAAGTATTTTGTCAATCTTTACCTCATTACAATATGTCAtctttaatgaatttgacTCTTTCAAAATGTATTAAACCTTTTTTGAGAAATGTAAGTTTAATTCTGGgagatattttaaataattattattggaaattattgttatttattataattcgGAGgcattcattaattttttttaaattaaactCTAAGTCAATTCTTTTAACTAATTTTACTCAATTAACCCTAATAAGGCTTAATTCTTCGAGATATTAG
- a CDS encoding WD repeat protein produces MQALTSNEGPTTLNNNVDDDIQYIWRRNCPYLYDTMLSYTLEWPTLTIDWLPNSYKSADGSYSVHKIIYGTHTSDQEPNYLIIAEVHIGDLEANDDLMNVESFAEYSYNPENTNMNIVQFEVKAKLNHPEEVNKALHMPEHPFIIASRVVNGDILVFDYSKHESFPTDEFVHPQLLLKGHSKEGYAMDWGNSTSNDYLISGGSDRIINLWDFNKNTNGILNSSAKNHFIYNNKADPDSQESSEYSPPILEPIKSISWHNSDVNDLKWHPSSLSVFGSVSDDGTFALWDLRSSSENSPSLFKNTVSGINTLSFNQFVPTMVSTGNLDGIVQIWDFRNLNEELFSFNLHSKKPIICMEWSKWSPNILMTGGVDNKVVVWDLYKNHNPSENNAYLQNGLENINQNNQTYEDPNKAHSQKDSFDPNAIFIHYGHTAPITSISWNPNEHGDPLLVASASEDNTIQFWQFSDTFLS; encoded by the coding sequence ATGCAAGCATTAACGAGCAACGAAGGACCCACGACACTTAATAACAATGTGGATGATGATATTCAATACATTTGGAGAAGGAATTGTCCATATCTATATGATACAATGCTATCTTATACATTGGAATGGCCAACATTGACTATTGATTGGCTCCCAAATTCTTATAAATCAGCAGATGGCAGTTATTCTGTTCACAAAATCATCTATGGAACTCATACTAGCGACCAAGAACccaattatttgataattgCTGAAGTTCATATTGGTGACTTGGAAGCTAATGATGATTTAATGAATGTTGAAAGCTTTGCTGAATATTCATATAATCCAGAAAACACAAACATGAATATTGTTCAATTTGAGGTAAAGGCAAAATTAAATCACCCAGAAGAAGTTAATAAGGCATTACATATGCCAGAACATCCATTTATTATTGCCAGTAGAGTTGTTAATGGTGATATTTTAGTTTTTGATTATTCTAAGCATGAGTCATTCCCAACTGATGAATTTGTGCATCCCCAGCTTCTTCTAAAAGGTCACTCAAAGGAAGGGTATGCAATGGATTGGGGAAATAGTACTTCAAATGATTATTTGATCTCAGGCGGAAGCGATCGCATTATCAATCTTTGggattttaataaaaatactaATGGGATTCTGAACTCAAGTGcaaaaaatcattttatctataataataaagctGATCCAGATTCACAAGAATCATCTGAATATTCTCCACCCATTTTGGAGCCAATAAAAAGTATCTCCTGGCACAATTCTGATGTTAATGACTTAAAATGGCATCCTTCTTCTCTATCAGTATTTGGGTCCGTATCAGATGATGGAACTTTTGCTCTTTGGGATCTAAGAAGTTCATCCGAAAATTCCCCAAGTctatttaaaaatacaGTATCTGGAATCAACACTCTTTCTTTTAACCAATTTGTTCCTACCATGGTTTCTACTGGTAATTTGGATGGAATTGTTCAAATTTGGGATTTTAGGAATCTTAATGAAGAACTATTTTCATTCAACCTTCATTCTAAAAAGCCTATCATTTGCATGGAATGGTCTAAATGGTCTCCAAATATCTTAATGACAGGAGGAGTTGATAACAAGGTAGTTGTATGGGATTTATATAAAAACCACAATCCTAGTGAAAATAACGCATATTTACAAAATGGTCTCGAAAATATCAATCAGAACAACCAAACATATGAAGATCCTAACAAGGCTCATTCTCAAAAGGATTCCTTTGATCCAAATGCTATTTTTATCCATTATGGACACACAGCTCCTATTACAAGTATTTCATGGAATCCAAATGAGCACGGAGACCCTCTTTTAGTAGCATCCGCTTCAGAAGACAACACTATTCAATTCTGGCAATTTTCTGATACTTTCCTTagttaa
- a CDS encoding Mdh; malate dehydrogenase (oxaloacetate-decarboxylating)(NADP+), translating into IKISSKILSKLLLIPTKNFVNITASSVFRKATHRLFICTKKHLFFLNNKYFKMAPSLRKKPIELKGIELLRNPFYNKGLSFTMEERKEYGLEGLLPAKYETIDEQVSRLWTAINKIDSNIGKYTFLENIRSSSFILFHSLLDKYFKDLTPLVYTPTVGEGCIEFSRNPTIRNWLGSGLYLNKSHKGRIYEILKDFKSDDIEIIVLTDGGRILGLGDLGLNGMGIPMGKLSLYITLGGIDPSKVLPISLDIGTNTNDILSDKYYLGICEKRIDNDEYFPLMDEITKAIFKRWPNTVLQWEDLTTSRAIDILDIYQDKFRCFNDDIQGTASIVLAGLVSSLKIAGKNFEDQRILICGAGSASIGIVNLIIKSMEIKGIPYQSALEKFWLVDSKGLITNSRDLNSLDKFKVPFIRKNIDRSITDLVEIVELVKPTILLGVSGQGGIFNEQVIKTMALNVERPIVFALSNPTNKAECNASDAYKWTNGKVIFASGSPMNPIKAIDGTEFIPSQCNNMYVFPGIGLAAQIGQLSHIPDICFIEAAYSVSNFIHIDSNSNILFPPLTASVGREISASIAADIILRAKEMNIINKSVCPDLPLDNRENILNYIKDRMWLPY; encoded by the coding sequence attaaaataagctcaaaaatattatcaaaactattattaattccaacAAAAAACTTTGTTAATATTACGGCAAGTTCAGTATTTAGGAAAGCAACCCAtagattatttatttgtacAAAAAAacatctttttttcttgaataataaatatttcaaaatggCTCCTTCGCTCAGAAAAAAAccaattgaattaaaaggcattgaattattaagaaaCCCCTTCTATAATAAGGGGTTAAGTTTCACTATGGAGGAAAGAAAGGAATACGGACTTGAAGGTTTGCTTCCTGCGAAGTATGAGACTATTGATGAGCAAGTTTCCAGACTATGGACTGCAATAAACAAAATTGACTCAAATATTGGCAAGTATACTTTTCTTGAGAATATCAGAAGTTCATCCTTTATTCTTTTCCACTCTCTTcttgataaatattttaaagatttaacTCCTTTGGTATACACGCCTACTGTTGGTGAAGGTTGTATCGAATTTTCAAGGAATCCAACCATTAGGAATTGGCTAGGTTCTGGCCTTTACTTGAATAAATCTCATAAAGGACGCATTtatgaaattttaaaagaCTTTAAAAGCGATGATATAGAAATCATTGTATTAACTGATGGTGGGAGAATTTTGGGATTAGGCGACCTTGGTCTTAATGGTATGGGTATTCCAATGGgtaaattatcattatatATTACATTGGGTGGAATAGACCCTTCTAAAGTATTACCAATTTCCTTAGATATCGGTACAAATACTAATGATATTTTAAGcgataaatattatttaggTATTTGCGAAAAAAGGATagataatgatgaataCTTTCCATTGATGGATGAGATCACTAAAGCAATTTTCAAAAGGTGGCCAAACACCGTTCTTCAATGGGAAGACCTTACAACTTCAAGAGCAATTGATATTTTGGATATCTATCAAGATAAATTTCGTTGTTTTAATGATGATATCCAAGGTACTGCAAGTATTGTTTTAGCAGGTTTAGTTAGCTCACTTAAAATTGCCGGGAAGAATTTCGAAGATCAAAGAATTCTTATTTGTGGAGCTGGTTCTGCATCAATTGGTATtgttaatttaattattaaatctaTGGAAATTAAGGGAATACCTTATCAGTCTGCATTGGAGAAATTTTGGCTTGTTGATTCTAAAGGATTAATAACCAATTCAAGAGATTTAAATAGTTTAGACAAATTCAAAGTGCCTTTTATCAGGAAAAATATTGACAGGAGTATTACTGACTTGGTAGAAATTGTTGAATTGGTTAAACCAACAATTTTATTGGGTGTTTCTGGCCAAGGGGGAATTTTTAATGAACAAGTAATCAAGACTATGGCATTAAATGTTGAAAGACCAATTGTTTTCGCTCTAAGCAACCCTACCAATAAAGCAGAGTGTAATGCCTCTGACGCGTATAAATGGACGAATGGTAAAGTTATTTTTGCTAGTGGGAGTCCAATGAACCCTATCAAGGCAATTGATGGCACCGAGTTTATTCCATCTCAGTGTAACAATATGTATGTGTTTCCTGGAATTGGTCTTGCTGCTCAAATCGGCCAGCTTTCTCACATTCCCGATATTTGCTTTATTGAAGCGGCATACTCAGTTTCTAACTTTATTCATATAGATTCcaattctaatattttattccCACCGCTTACTGCTTCTGTTGGAAGAGAAATTTCTGCATCAATTGCAGCTGATATTATTCTTAGAGCAAAAGAAATGAACATCATCAATAAGAGTGTATGCCCAGATTTACCTTTGGATAATAGGGAAAACATCctcaattatattaaagatagAATGTGGCTTccttattaa